The following are encoded together in the Kribbella voronezhensis genome:
- a CDS encoding maleylpyruvate isomerase N-terminal domain-containing protein — translation MRAPERGALPLRLAATLGRTYGRLTETVQGLADEDFARPTRCEQMAVGPLLVHLLYDAERALTAFASPSTSEPDRDFVSYWKDFPAGSGSDPSFVQVVASAYKNPSRSLVGHWREVSEAAVRAAAVASADKHHLVQTQGHVLRIGDFVATLVTEATIHHLDLTLELPDAPEPDPEALQVTARTLDGLFGPEAWDVIAWDTTTYVLKATGRLPLDDQDLEMLGDHASRLPLIG, via the coding sequence ATGAGGGCGCCGGAGCGAGGGGCACTGCCGTTGCGGCTGGCTGCGACTTTGGGCCGGACGTACGGACGACTGACGGAAACCGTGCAGGGGTTGGCGGATGAGGACTTCGCCCGGCCGACGCGCTGCGAGCAGATGGCGGTCGGGCCGTTGCTCGTCCATCTCCTGTACGACGCCGAGCGGGCACTGACCGCGTTCGCGTCGCCCTCGACGAGCGAGCCCGATCGCGATTTCGTCAGCTACTGGAAGGACTTCCCGGCCGGCTCCGGGTCGGATCCGAGCTTCGTCCAGGTGGTCGCATCGGCGTACAAGAATCCCTCCCGGAGCCTCGTCGGACATTGGCGCGAGGTGTCCGAAGCCGCCGTACGGGCTGCCGCGGTGGCCTCGGCCGACAAGCATCACCTGGTCCAGACGCAGGGGCACGTACTGCGGATCGGCGACTTCGTGGCGACGCTGGTGACGGAGGCGACCATCCACCATCTCGACCTGACCCTCGAACTGCCGGACGCTCCCGAGCCGGACCCCGAGGCTTTGCAGGTGACGGCGCGAACCCTCGACGGCTTGTTCGGACCGGAGGCCTGGGACGTGATCGCCTGGGACACCACGACCTATGTGCTCAAGGCAACGGGTCGCCTACCGCTCGACGACCAGGACCTGGAGATGCTCGGCGACCACGCTTCCCGGCTACCGCTGATCGGGTAG
- a CDS encoding acyl-CoA carboxylase subunit beta, whose translation MRDHWTEVKVAREATLAPPEKAAAKLASQNKLYVRDRIAALVDEGSFVEDAQLANALNPGLPADGVVTGRALVDGRPALLVANDPTVKAGSWGARTVEKIVRITEVALRDELPIFWLIDSAGARITDQVDLFPGRRGAGRIFHNQVALSGKVPQICCLFGPSAAGGAYIPAFCDLVIMVDGNASMYLGSPRMAEMVVGEKVTLEEMGGARMHTTVSGCGDLLAADDTEAIELAKQYFSYLPGSWQHRPPSYDASEAGRPFTRDLVPVEESVGFDIHDVIDALLDSDTFFELKPAYAPELVTGFGLLAGQVVGIVANQPAVKGGVLFVDSADKAARFIWLCDAFNVPLVYLCDVPGFMIGSEVERAGIIRHGAKMITAVSEATVPTVSVIVRKAYGAGLYAMCGPGFSPDACIALPTAKIAVMGPEAAINAVYYNKIQEIADSGERVEYVSKLREEYETDIDILRLAADLVIDAIVEPENLRNELIARLAAAQTKDRHFSTRRHGVPPV comes from the coding sequence ATGAGGGATCACTGGACCGAGGTCAAGGTCGCTCGCGAGGCGACGCTGGCTCCGCCGGAGAAGGCGGCGGCCAAGCTGGCCTCGCAGAACAAGCTGTACGTGCGGGACCGGATCGCCGCGCTCGTCGACGAGGGCAGCTTCGTCGAGGACGCCCAGTTGGCGAACGCGCTGAACCCGGGCCTGCCCGCGGACGGCGTGGTCACCGGCCGGGCGCTGGTCGACGGCCGGCCGGCGTTGCTGGTGGCCAACGACCCGACCGTCAAGGCTGGTTCCTGGGGTGCCCGGACGGTCGAGAAGATCGTCCGGATCACCGAGGTCGCGCTGCGCGACGAGCTGCCGATCTTCTGGCTGATCGACTCCGCCGGCGCCCGGATCACCGACCAGGTCGACCTCTTCCCTGGTCGACGTGGTGCGGGCCGGATCTTCCACAACCAGGTCGCGCTGTCCGGCAAGGTGCCGCAGATCTGCTGCCTGTTCGGCCCGTCGGCCGCGGGTGGCGCGTACATCCCGGCCTTCTGCGACCTGGTCATCATGGTCGACGGCAACGCGTCCATGTACCTCGGTTCGCCGCGGATGGCCGAGATGGTGGTCGGCGAGAAGGTGACGCTGGAGGAGATGGGCGGCGCCCGGATGCACACCACGGTGTCCGGCTGCGGCGACCTGCTCGCGGCCGACGACACCGAGGCGATCGAGCTGGCCAAGCAGTACTTCTCCTACCTGCCCGGATCGTGGCAGCACCGGCCGCCGTCGTACGACGCGTCGGAGGCGGGCCGTCCCTTCACCCGGGACCTGGTGCCGGTCGAGGAGAGCGTCGGCTTCGACATCCACGACGTGATCGACGCGCTGCTCGACTCGGACACGTTCTTCGAGCTCAAACCGGCGTACGCGCCGGAGCTGGTGACCGGGTTCGGGCTGCTCGCGGGGCAGGTCGTCGGCATCGTGGCGAACCAGCCGGCCGTCAAGGGCGGTGTGCTGTTCGTCGACTCCGCGGACAAGGCGGCCCGGTTCATCTGGCTGTGCGACGCGTTCAACGTGCCGCTCGTCTACCTCTGCGACGTACCGGGCTTCATGATCGGCTCCGAGGTCGAGCGGGCCGGGATCATCCGGCACGGCGCGAAGATGATCACCGCGGTGTCCGAGGCGACCGTGCCGACGGTGTCGGTGATCGTCCGGAAGGCTTATGGTGCGGGGCTTTACGCGATGTGCGGGCCGGGCTTCTCGCCGGACGCCTGTATCGCGTTGCCGACGGCAAAGATCGCGGTGATGGGCCCGGAGGCGGCGATCAATGCCGTGTACTACAACAAGATCCAGGAGATCGCGGACTCCGGCGAGCGGGTCGAGTACGTCTCCAAGCTGCGCGAGGAGTACGAGACCGACATCGACATCCTCCGGCTCGCGGCCGACCTGGTGATCGACGCGATCGTCGAACCGGAGAACCTCCGCAACGAGCTGATCGCCCGGCTGGCCGCCGCCCAGACCAAGGACCGCCACTTCTCCACCCGCCGCCACGGCGTACCCCCGGTCTGA
- a CDS encoding DEAD/DEAH box helicase — MARQGQRQSGATGTASRRRRRGRSTDSDGLIPVLAKAVREVEAAVERGNVRPSVRTKFQVVALLVREERARVNADTTSGDAYRDEQLRRLDGVATILAKSAARDTSLLVLLAEDAVMSPAAVTLKREMQIAAGEEPPAEEPAPAEPTETAAPVRRVVPQSVVQRQLANPFLAPDFSAAPPPKPKARRLAGWELITPLLKSFEYAAASASKALPEPGFVRLSPGLELMRHQGQLVAAAAAGHRTFLLADEPGLGKTAQALLAAHAADAYPLLVVVPNVVKTNWAREAAIWTPQKKATVIHGDGDTIDGFADIVVVNYEVLDRHVGWLGDLGFRGMVVDEAHFIKNKKSQRSRNVLQLSERIRSRTARPLLMALTGTPLINDIEDFTAIWQFLGWIDEKGPGGILMEALEETGLTPADPGFYAAARACVINQGIVRRRKVDVAADIPARRIADLPVELDGAVGHSIRQAERELADRLVARYETALATRNSGAVVDGIDHDLVRQVAGWERADKDAAKTGENVFSLLNRIGNAKAGLAADYAAQLAHNVGKVVFFARHIEVMDVAERIFTERGIRYASIRGDQTSRKRQQNIDAFVNDPEVSIVVCSLLTAGVGLNLQVASNVVLAELSWTNAEQTQAIDRVHRIGQEEPVTAWRIIAAQTIDTRIADLIDAKAGLAARALDGSDEEVASSADFQLEALAALLTNALTNK, encoded by the coding sequence TTGGCCCGTCAAGGCCAGCGCCAGTCCGGCGCTACCGGTACTGCATCCCGACGTCGGCGTCGCGGCCGTAGTACCGACTCCGACGGCCTCATCCCGGTGCTGGCCAAAGCCGTCCGGGAGGTCGAGGCCGCCGTCGAGCGCGGCAACGTGCGCCCCTCGGTCCGCACGAAGTTCCAGGTGGTCGCCCTGCTGGTGCGCGAGGAGCGCGCCCGGGTGAACGCCGACACGACCTCCGGCGACGCCTACCGCGACGAGCAGCTCCGGCGCCTGGACGGCGTCGCGACGATCCTCGCGAAGTCGGCCGCCCGCGACACCTCGCTGCTCGTGCTGCTCGCCGAGGACGCGGTGATGTCCCCCGCGGCCGTGACGCTCAAGCGCGAGATGCAGATCGCCGCCGGTGAGGAGCCGCCCGCCGAAGAGCCCGCGCCCGCCGAGCCGACGGAAACCGCCGCACCCGTACGCCGGGTCGTCCCGCAGTCGGTCGTCCAGCGGCAGCTCGCCAACCCCTTCCTCGCTCCCGACTTCTCGGCCGCCCCGCCGCCGAAGCCGAAGGCGCGCCGGCTGGCCGGGTGGGAGTTGATCACCCCACTGCTCAAGTCCTTCGAGTACGCCGCCGCCTCGGCGAGCAAGGCGCTGCCCGAGCCCGGCTTCGTGCGGCTCAGTCCCGGTCTCGAATTGATGCGGCACCAGGGGCAACTGGTCGCCGCGGCCGCTGCAGGTCATCGGACGTTCCTGCTGGCCGACGAGCCCGGTCTGGGCAAGACGGCTCAGGCACTGCTGGCTGCCCATGCCGCTGACGCTTACCCGCTGCTGGTCGTCGTACCGAACGTCGTCAAGACCAACTGGGCCCGCGAAGCAGCCATCTGGACGCCGCAGAAGAAGGCCACCGTGATCCACGGCGACGGCGACACGATCGACGGCTTCGCCGACATCGTCGTCGTCAACTACGAGGTGCTCGACCGGCACGTCGGCTGGCTCGGCGACCTCGGCTTCCGCGGCATGGTCGTCGACGAGGCGCACTTCATCAAGAACAAGAAGTCCCAGCGCTCGCGGAACGTGCTCCAGCTGTCCGAGCGGATCCGCAGCAGGACCGCGCGGCCGCTGCTGATGGCGCTCACCGGGACGCCGCTGATCAACGACATCGAGGACTTCACCGCGATCTGGCAGTTCCTCGGCTGGATCGACGAGAAAGGTCCGGGCGGCATCCTGATGGAGGCGCTCGAAGAGACCGGCCTGACGCCGGCCGATCCCGGTTTCTACGCCGCGGCCCGGGCCTGCGTGATCAACCAGGGGATCGTCCGGCGACGCAAGGTCGACGTGGCTGCTGACATCCCCGCTCGTCGTATCGCCGACCTGCCCGTCGAACTCGACGGCGCTGTCGGCCACTCGATCCGGCAGGCCGAGCGCGAACTCGCCGACCGCCTCGTCGCGCGGTACGAGACCGCTCTCGCGACCCGCAACTCCGGCGCCGTCGTCGACGGCATCGACCACGACCTCGTCCGCCAGGTCGCGGGCTGGGAACGGGCCGACAAGGACGCGGCGAAGACCGGCGAGAACGTGTTCAGCCTGCTCAACCGGATCGGCAACGCCAAGGCCGGCCTGGCCGCCGACTACGCCGCCCAACTCGCGCACAACGTCGGCAAGGTCGTCTTCTTCGCCCGGCACATCGAGGTGATGGACGTCGCCGAGCGGATCTTCACCGAACGCGGCATCCGCTACGCCTCCATCCGCGGCGACCAGACGTCGCGCAAACGGCAACAGAACATCGATGCCTTCGTCAACGACCCCGAGGTCTCGATCGTCGTCTGCTCACTGCTCACCGCCGGCGTCGGCCTGAACCTCCAGGTCGCCTCCAACGTCGTCCTCGCCGAACTCTCCTGGACCAACGCCGAGCAGACCCAGGCGATCGACCGCGTCCACCGCATCGGCCAGGAAGAGCCGGTCACCGCCTGGCGCATCATCGCCGCCCAAACCATCGACACCAGAATCGCCGACCTCATCGACGCCAAGGCCGGCCTGGCCGCCCGAGCCCTCGACGGCTCGGACGAAGAAGTGGCGTCGTCAGCCGACTTCCAACTAGAAGCCCTAGCAGCCCTCCTCACCAACGCCCTCACCAACAAGTAG
- a CDS encoding MerR family transcriptional regulator, whose translation MTLEAQTWSIAELAAEYDVTLRTIRFYEDRGLLNPERRGTVRVYHPRDRVRLGLILRGKRLGFSLDEIATIVDMYDAEPGEEGQLVYLLNQIGTRRAELEQRRRDIDETLRELAEVERRCQTDLQALRGR comes from the coding sequence GTGACTCTCGAAGCTCAGACGTGGTCGATCGCCGAACTGGCCGCCGAGTACGACGTCACCCTGCGCACGATCCGCTTCTACGAGGACCGCGGCCTGCTCAACCCCGAGCGCCGCGGCACGGTCCGCGTCTACCACCCCCGCGACCGGGTCCGGCTCGGCCTGATCCTGCGCGGCAAGCGGCTCGGCTTCAGCCTCGACGAGATCGCCACCATCGTCGACATGTACGACGCCGAGCCGGGTGAGGAAGGCCAGTTGGTCTACCTGCTCAACCAGATCGGCACCCGGCGCGCCGAGCTCGAGCAACGCCGGCGCGACATCGACGAAACCCTGCGCGAACTCGCCGAGGTCGAAAGGCGCTGCCAGACCGACCTGCAGGCTCTGCGCGGCCGGTGA
- a CDS encoding acyl-CoA dehydrogenase family protein, translating into MSYELSEEHREFRHSVRDFAQAEIAPHAAEWDRKHYFPTEVVQKMGALGLFGLTAPEQYGGSGGDFTSLCVAIEEISKVDQSMGITLEAAVGLGINPILTFGTDAQKDEWLPDLVAGRRLAGFGLTEPESGSDAGATKTRAVLDGDEWVIDGSKQFITNSGSSITSLVTVTARTGEKADGRPEISTIIVPTGTPGFVAEAAYDKLGWHASDTHPLSFSGCRVPAANLLGERGKGFGQFLATLDDGRVAIGAVALGCIKACLEMSVQYAGERKTFGVPIGQKQGVAFQISDLKVMADAAELLVYRAAALKDAGAPMKEFKQAAAVAKLYATESAVTATRIATQVFGGYGFMEEYPVTRFYRDAKILEIGEGTSEVQRMLIARGLGLPVE; encoded by the coding sequence ATGTCGTACGAGCTGTCCGAAGAGCACCGCGAGTTCCGCCACAGCGTGCGCGACTTCGCCCAGGCCGAGATCGCCCCGCACGCCGCGGAGTGGGACCGCAAGCACTACTTCCCGACCGAGGTGGTCCAGAAGATGGGTGCGCTCGGCCTGTTCGGGCTGACCGCCCCGGAGCAGTACGGCGGCTCGGGCGGCGACTTCACCAGCCTCTGCGTGGCGATCGAGGAGATCTCCAAGGTCGACCAGTCGATGGGGATCACGCTCGAGGCGGCGGTCGGGCTCGGCATCAACCCGATCCTCACCTTCGGCACCGACGCGCAGAAGGACGAGTGGCTGCCGGACCTGGTCGCCGGCCGGCGGCTGGCCGGGTTCGGGCTGACCGAGCCGGAGTCGGGTTCCGACGCGGGAGCGACCAAGACCCGCGCAGTACTGGACGGTGACGAGTGGGTCATCGACGGGTCGAAGCAGTTCATCACCAACTCCGGCTCCTCGATCACGTCGCTCGTCACGGTCACCGCGCGGACCGGTGAGAAGGCCGACGGCAGGCCCGAGATCTCCACGATCATCGTCCCGACCGGTACGCCAGGGTTCGTGGCGGAGGCGGCGTACGACAAGCTCGGCTGGCATGCGTCGGACACCCATCCGCTGTCGTTCAGCGGCTGCCGGGTGCCGGCCGCGAATCTGCTCGGCGAACGCGGCAAGGGGTTCGGGCAGTTCCTCGCGACGCTCGACGACGGCCGGGTCGCGATCGGCGCGGTGGCGCTCGGCTGTATCAAGGCCTGCCTGGAGATGTCGGTCCAGTACGCCGGCGAGCGGAAGACGTTCGGCGTACCGATCGGCCAGAAGCAGGGCGTCGCCTTCCAGATCTCCGATCTCAAGGTGATGGCCGACGCGGCCGAGTTGCTCGTCTACCGGGCGGCGGCGCTGAAGGACGCGGGCGCGCCGATGAAGGAGTTCAAGCAGGCGGCGGCCGTCGCGAAGCTTTACGCGACCGAGTCCGCGGTGACCGCGACCCGGATCGCCACGCAGGTGTTCGGCGGCTACGGCTTCATGGAGGAGTACCCGGTGACCCGGTTCTACCGGGACGCGAAGATCCTGGAGATCGGCGAAGGCACGTCCGAAGTCCAGCGGATGCTGATCGCCCGGGGCCTCGGCCTCCCGGTCGAGTGA